Proteins found in one Sphingomonas sp. SORGH_AS_0879 genomic segment:
- a CDS encoding Na+/H+ antiporter encodes MDVITLSLFLLLAVVLSGVISRLLPSALPRPLVQIALGAVIGGIAQIRVELDPEIFFLLFVPPLLFLDGWRIPKDELFRDAGAVLGLALGLVFLTVLGMGLFIHWMIPAMPYAVAFALAAVVSPTDPIAVSAIAQKAPIPKRMMHILEGESLLNDASGLVCLRFAVAAALTGAFSLTGAGLTFLWMAVSGVGLGVAIAWGTITAKGLFARRFGDDSGSNILVSLLIPFAAYLVAEHIESSGVLAAAAAGIAMSFTNVSSGAKAATRIRRQAVWDMLQFTLNGIIFVLLGEQLPQVFAGARDTVMLTGHDSVWWLGLYVLAIVAGLAALRFAWTWVALRLTLFRQRNMPGRTSPPRRVITAMSVAGARGAITLAGALTLPLTLTDGTPFPARDLVIFLACGVILSSLVIASLTLPLLLRGLALPSEDGASELDRTRVAAAKAAIAELERLQHEMAEGRDDADQYVEIASRLMDDYRSRIDTLEGDFDPDAKRFEEVERKMRLAAIRAERRVVFEMLNARMIGSGTAQKLGRELDLIDTRLSAQS; translated from the coding sequence TTGGACGTCATTACGCTCAGCCTGTTTCTCCTGCTCGCCGTGGTGTTGAGCGGTGTCATCTCCCGCCTGTTGCCCTCGGCGCTGCCACGCCCGCTGGTGCAGATCGCGCTGGGCGCGGTGATCGGGGGCATCGCGCAAATCCGGGTGGAGCTTGATCCGGAAATCTTCTTCCTGTTGTTCGTGCCACCGCTCCTCTTCCTCGACGGCTGGCGCATTCCGAAGGACGAATTGTTTCGCGACGCGGGCGCGGTGCTGGGGCTGGCGCTGGGGCTGGTGTTCCTGACGGTGCTGGGCATGGGGTTGTTCATCCATTGGATGATCCCGGCCATGCCCTATGCAGTCGCCTTCGCGCTCGCCGCCGTGGTGTCGCCGACCGATCCGATCGCGGTGTCCGCCATCGCGCAAAAAGCGCCGATTCCCAAAAGGATGATGCACATTCTGGAGGGCGAATCGCTGCTCAACGATGCGTCGGGTCTCGTCTGCCTGCGCTTCGCGGTGGCGGCGGCGCTGACGGGGGCGTTTTCGCTGACCGGAGCGGGTCTTACATTCCTGTGGATGGCGGTGTCGGGCGTCGGCCTGGGCGTCGCGATCGCCTGGGGCACGATCACCGCCAAGGGGCTGTTCGCCCGCCGCTTCGGCGATGACAGCGGATCGAATATTCTCGTCAGCCTGCTGATCCCCTTCGCCGCCTATCTGGTCGCCGAGCATATCGAAAGTTCGGGCGTGCTGGCGGCGGCGGCGGCGGGTATCGCCATGTCCTTCACCAACGTCTCGTCCGGGGCCAAGGCCGCGACGCGCATCCGGCGGCAGGCGGTGTGGGACATGCTGCAATTCACGCTGAACGGCATCATCTTCGTGCTGCTCGGCGAGCAATTGCCGCAGGTCTTCGCCGGCGCGCGCGACACGGTGATGCTGACCGGGCATGACAGCGTCTGGTGGCTGGGCCTGTACGTGCTCGCCATCGTCGCGGGACTGGCGGCATTGCGCTTCGCCTGGACCTGGGTCGCGCTGCGCCTGACCCTGTTCCGCCAGCGCAACATGCCGGGCCGCACCAGCCCGCCGCGCCGGGTCATCACCGCCATGTCGGTGGCGGGCGCGCGCGGGGCGATCACGCTGGCGGGTGCGCTGACCCTGCCGCTGACGCTGACCGACGGCACGCCCTTTCCGGCGCGCGATCTGGTGATCTTCCTGGCCTGTGGCGTCATCCTGTCATCGCTGGTCATCGCCAGCCTGACCCTGCCGCTGTTGCTGCGCGGGCTCGCCTTGCCGAGCGAAGACGGAGCCAGCGAACTCGACCGCACCCGCGTCGCCGCCGCCAAGGCCGCCATCGCCGAACTGGAGCGGCTCCAGCACGAAATGGCGGAGGGGCGCGACGATGCCGACCAATATGTCGAGATCGCCTCGCGCCTGATGGACGACTATCGCAGCCGGATCGACACGCTGGAAGGCGACTTCGATCCCGATGCCAAGCGTTTCGAAGAGGTCGAGCGCAAGATGCGCCTCGCCGCGATCCGTGCCGAGCGGCGGGTGGTGTTCGAGATGCTCAACGCACGGATGATCGGCTCCGGCACGGCACAGAAACTGGGGCGTGAACTCGATCTTATCGACACGCGCCTCTCCGCGCAAAGCTGA
- a CDS encoding IS5 family transposase: MSDSLCGQEGMVMVEQRSLVEALMDPRLGSNAKLSGIERLIDWSRLEPLVSPLRQGRTGRPPYAPLAMVKALYLQALYDPSDPGLEEALLDRLSFRRFCGFALDGGTPDETTLCRFRAAAAAGDVLERCFAEINRQLDAQGLVLRRGTILDASVVKATRKPPRGDGIAPGDPHPQEPGADWTRKDGKPVFGYRFHIGMDEGSGLIRKLAFTSARVQDVERADALVCGDEGAVYADRAYEGQARRKALKAAGIKDRIMHRRHRYMPKLPRWQARRNHLIARRRAPVEAVFSAMKRLYGKARTRCLSIERNAADFLAFATIYNIRRAAILAAG; encoded by the coding sequence TTGAGTGATTCACTGTGCGGGCAGGAGGGCATGGTGATGGTCGAGCAGCGATCGCTGGTGGAAGCGTTGATGGATCCGCGCTTGGGATCGAATGCGAAGCTGTCGGGGATCGAGCGGCTGATCGACTGGAGCCGGCTGGAGCCGCTGGTGTCGCCGCTGCGGCAGGGTCGGACGGGTCGACCGCCCTATGCGCCGCTGGCGATGGTCAAGGCGCTGTATCTACAGGCGTTGTATGATCCGTCGGACCCCGGGCTGGAGGAGGCGCTGCTCGACCGGCTGTCGTTCCGGCGGTTCTGCGGCTTTGCGCTGGATGGCGGCACGCCGGACGAGACGACGCTGTGCCGGTTTCGCGCGGCGGCGGCGGCGGGGGACGTGCTGGAGCGCTGCTTTGCCGAGATCAACCGGCAGCTGGATGCGCAGGGGCTGGTGCTGCGGCGGGGGACGATCCTTGATGCCTCGGTGGTCAAGGCGACCCGCAAGCCCCCGCGCGGGGACGGGATCGCGCCGGGTGATCCGCACCCCCAGGAGCCGGGTGCCGACTGGACGCGCAAGGACGGCAAGCCGGTGTTCGGCTACCGCTTCCATATCGGCATGGACGAGGGCTCGGGCCTGATCCGCAAGCTGGCCTTCACCTCGGCCAGGGTCCAGGATGTCGAACGGGCCGACGCGCTGGTCTGCGGCGACGAAGGCGCGGTCTATGCCGACCGGGCCTATGAGGGCCAGGCGCGTCGCAAGGCCCTGAAGGCGGCCGGGATCAAGGATCGCATCATGCATCGCCGGCACCGCTACATGCCAAAGCTGCCGCGCTGGCAGGCCCGGCGCAACCACCTCATCGCCAGACGGCGCGCCCCTGTCGAGGCGGTCTTCAGCGCCATGAAGCGCCTCTACGGCAAGGCGCGCACCAGATGCCTGTCGATCGAGCGGAACGCCGCAGACTTCCTCGCCTTTGCCACCATCTACAATATCAGACGCGCCGCCATCCTTGCCGCTGGCTGA
- a CDS encoding glycosyltransferase family 1 protein produces the protein MRIAIVTDAWSPQVNGVVRTLQSVAAELRAMGHDLSIVSPDLYPSVPCPTYPEIRLALPRPGEVGRTLAAFRPEAVHIATEGPLGLSARRWCLSRGLPFTTAYHTQFPEYVAARIRAVSPEFVWRYVRWFHAPSAAILASTPSVARALAAHGLPQSRHWGRGVDTTLFRADGPSDGVVRALPGPVQLYAGRVAVEKNIAAFLATDVPGSKVVVGDGPARAALAAEYPQVHFLGAKFGEDLAAIYRAADVFVFPSRTDTFGLVMIEALACGTPVAALPVQGPLDVLTPQVGVMDEALERAITKALTLDRDRCAAYGQGFTWRASAEQFLAALAPIDRSLRMAA, from the coding sequence ATGCGCATCGCGATCGTTACCGACGCCTGGTCGCCGCAGGTGAACGGCGTGGTCCGCACGCTGCAATCGGTCGCGGCGGAGTTGCGCGCGATGGGGCATGACCTGTCGATCGTCTCGCCCGATCTTTACCCCTCGGTCCCCTGCCCAACCTATCCCGAAATCCGCCTGGCTTTGCCCAGGCCGGGCGAAGTCGGGCGGACGCTGGCGGCGTTCCGGCCCGAAGCGGTCCATATCGCGACCGAGGGGCCGCTGGGACTGTCGGCGCGCCGCTGGTGCCTGAGCCGGGGGCTGCCCTTCACGACCGCCTATCACACCCAGTTTCCCGAATATGTCGCGGCGCGCATACGGGCGGTCAGCCCGGAATTCGTCTGGCGCTATGTCCGCTGGTTCCATGCGCCCTCCGCCGCGATCCTCGCCTCGACGCCCAGCGTGGCGCGGGCGCTGGCGGCGCATGGCCTGCCGCAAAGCCGCCATTGGGGGCGCGGGGTGGATACCACGCTGTTCCGCGCCGATGGCCCAAGCGACGGCGTCGTCCGCGCCCTGCCCGGCCCGGTCCAGCTTTATGCGGGCCGCGTCGCGGTAGAGAAGAACATCGCCGCCTTCCTCGCGACCGATGTACCGGGATCGAAGGTCGTGGTCGGCGACGGCCCGGCCCGCGCGGCCTTGGCGGCAGAATATCCACAGGTGCATTTCCTGGGTGCGAAGTTCGGTGAGGATCTGGCCGCCATCTACCGCGCGGCGGATGTGTTCGTCTTCCCAAGCCGGACCGACACCTTCGGACTGGTGATGATCGAGGCGCTCGCTTGCGGCACGCCGGTCGCCGCGCTGCCGGTGCAGGGGCCGCTGGATGTGCTGACCCCCCAGGTCGGGGTGATGGACGAGGCACTGGAGCGGGCCATCACGAAAGCCCTGACGCTCGATCGCGATCGCTGTGCGGCCTATGGGCAGGGCTTCACGTGGCGGGCGAGCGCCGAACAATTCCTGGCGGCCCTCGCCCCGATCGACCGAAGCCTGCGCATGGCGGCGTAG
- a CDS encoding UDP-2,3-diacylglucosamine diphosphatase encodes MPMTSIPIDGALHEDAAILDFIPRAPVTPEPEGNERRRYRTIWISDVHLGTRGCNAEMLIDFLDHVDSETMYLVGDMIDGWRLKKKFYWPAAHNDVVWRLLKRARRGTRVVYIPGNHDEIFRQFTGMDFGGIAICRKAIHETADGRRLLILHGDEFDAITLAHRWLAHVGDFAYTALMEVNRWVNIVRRWMKRPYWSLSKHAKAKVKNAVAFISHFEEVVAHAAGARGVDGVVCGHIHTAEIREIGGVTYYNDGDWVEGCTALVEHFDGTMEILHWGDEMEARRNLPTVAAIAA; translated from the coding sequence ATGCCGATGACCAGCATTCCGATCGATGGCGCATTGCACGAGGACGCCGCCATTCTTGACTTCATTCCGCGTGCGCCGGTCACGCCGGAGCCGGAAGGCAATGAACGCCGCCGTTACCGCACCATCTGGATTTCCGACGTCCACCTGGGCACGCGCGGCTGCAATGCCGAAATGCTGATCGACTTTCTGGATCATGTCGACAGCGAAACCATGTATCTGGTCGGCGATATGATCGATGGCTGGCGGCTGAAGAAGAAATTCTACTGGCCCGCCGCGCACAATGACGTGGTCTGGCGGCTGCTGAAGCGTGCCAGGCGCGGCACCCGTGTCGTCTATATCCCCGGCAATCACGACGAGATCTTCCGCCAGTTCACCGGCATGGACTTCGGCGGCATCGCCATCTGTCGCAAGGCGATCCACGAGACGGCGGACGGTCGTCGCCTGCTGATCCTGCATGGCGACGAGTTCGACGCGATCACCCTGGCGCATCGCTGGCTCGCCCATGTCGGCGACTTCGCCTATACCGCGCTGATGGAGGTGAACCGCTGGGTCAACATCGTCCGGCGGTGGATGAAGCGCCCCTATTGGTCGCTGTCCAAGCACGCCAAGGCCAAGGTCAAGAACGCCGTCGCCTTCATCTCGCATTTCGAGGAAGTCGTCGCTCATGCGGCGGGCGCGCGCGGTGTCGACGGGGTGGTGTGCGGCCATATCCACACCGCAGAAATCCGTGAGATCGGCGGCGTCACCTATTATAATGACGGCGACTGGGTGGAGGGTTGCACCGCGCTGGTCGAGCATTTCGACGGCACGATGGAAATCCTGCACTGGGGCGATGAGATGGAGGCGCGGCGCAATCTGCCGACGGTCGCCGCCATCGCCGCCTGA
- a CDS encoding TonB-dependent receptor: protein MSFRSIILTATALAGIQGTAFAQTSGQTADAPTQTAPGSDQSDSSGDVVVTGIRSSLRNAINVKREANAVVDVITAEDVGKFPDRNVAESLSHIPGVSIDRRFGEGEKVAILGTDPALNRMLLDGHALASADWGGNDNDPSSRTFNYSLLAPELVDRLEVYKSPEPRIEEGSLGGTVIVRTRRPLDLAPNSVFASGGYSYNDRSEKGNVRASGLYSWHNQADNFGFLVAATYDRQSLTRAGVEFFGYERGDERFFQTQKNAKDETLRGADGRPLLIYDAGGQPLLKNTNATVTGGTRQDLANAYLPFGINYAYFQQTRERASVSGTIQYRPADNLTLTLNGLHIDGNYNNYSQSMYTIPGAWTGDVLQTANVSNGTVNSASFGAANSQSSQLDTLVRKTKLKTDNLNFFADWEGDDGAKISFAGGWSRAVGGRNPEYLFNVQTRLPFSYAFGPKSATVNYVGDPTNPANYFTNPNNNAATIEGRPVIVNGQPLNAAQIGGLDYSVTTDRDIYGGYDATIPVEFGPFTQILLGSRVTDHVNRLDARGINTYMTTSMTADKLGVPTLVTPGGVFDGTGGSGNATQYLNLPDQAVIDILSKAINSPLVNKIGASTRVRETVMASYVQANFDQGGLRGNIGGRLVYTRDQSRYAVTQSNLTNPVPVPTTTTTDYLKFLPSVNLAYSISPQVIVRGAVARVISRPRYEDLAASLSLNNVTLDGGGGNPNLKPYESTNYELTAEWYPRAGSLVAVELFRRDISNYIINTRTNAVYFNTLAGALTTYNINQPINGGKAKVNGALISGQTEIWGGFGIQANYSYQDSSTSSVDTTGAALNLPYLSRHTVNVIPYFESGIFQARLSYNYRSSYFRTIGRLGSREMVAPYSQLDFSAGVNLSKEITLTFNAQNLLDETYYQYNATPDRPTAFYKNGRTYSAAVAVRF, encoded by the coding sequence TTGAGCTTTCGTAGCATCATCCTGACCGCGACCGCACTCGCGGGTATCCAGGGCACCGCCTTCGCACAGACCAGCGGACAGACCGCCGACGCGCCGACGCAGACCGCGCCGGGCAGCGATCAGTCCGATAGCAGCGGCGACGTCGTCGTCACCGGCATCCGCAGCAGCCTTCGCAACGCCATCAACGTCAAGCGCGAGGCGAACGCCGTCGTCGACGTGATCACCGCCGAGGACGTGGGCAAGTTCCCCGACCGCAACGTCGCGGAATCGCTGTCGCACATTCCGGGCGTCAGCATCGACCGCCGCTTCGGCGAGGGCGAGAAGGTCGCGATCCTGGGCACCGATCCGGCGCTCAACCGCATGCTGCTCGACGGCCACGCGCTGGCCTCGGCCGACTGGGGCGGCAACGACAACGACCCGTCCAGCCGTACCTTCAACTATTCGCTGCTCGCCCCCGAACTGGTCGACCGCCTCGAAGTCTACAAGTCGCCGGAACCGCGCATCGAGGAAGGCAGCCTGGGCGGCACGGTCATCGTGCGCACCCGTCGTCCGCTCGACCTCGCGCCCAATTCGGTCTTCGCCTCGGGCGGCTATTCGTACAATGACCGTTCCGAAAAGGGCAATGTCCGCGCCTCGGGCCTGTATAGCTGGCACAATCAGGCCGACAATTTCGGCTTCCTGGTCGCCGCCACCTATGACCGCCAGAGCCTGACCCGCGCGGGTGTCGAGTTCTTCGGCTATGAGCGCGGCGACGAGCGTTTCTTCCAGACGCAGAAGAACGCCAAGGACGAGACGCTGCGCGGCGCCGACGGCCGCCCCCTGCTGATCTACGATGCGGGCGGCCAGCCGCTGCTGAAGAATACCAACGCCACGGTCACCGGCGGCACGCGCCAGGATCTGGCCAACGCCTATCTGCCCTTCGGCATCAACTATGCCTATTTCCAGCAGACCCGCGAGCGCGCCAGCGTGTCGGGCACGATCCAGTATCGCCCGGCCGACAATCTGACGCTGACCCTGAACGGGCTGCACATCGACGGCAATTACAACAATTACAGCCAGTCGATGTACACCATCCCCGGCGCCTGGACCGGCGACGTGTTGCAGACCGCCAATGTCAGCAACGGCACGGTCAACTCGGCCAGCTTCGGCGCGGCCAACAGCCAGTCGTCGCAGCTCGACACGTTGGTCCGCAAGACCAAGCTGAAGACCGACAACCTCAACTTCTTCGCCGATTGGGAAGGCGATGACGGCGCCAAGATCAGCTTCGCGGGCGGCTGGTCGCGCGCGGTCGGTGGCCGCAACCCCGAATATCTGTTCAACGTGCAGACCAGGCTGCCGTTCAGCTATGCGTTCGGGCCGAAGTCGGCGACGGTGAACTATGTCGGCGATCCGACCAACCCCGCGAATTATTTCACCAACCCGAACAACAATGCCGCCACGATCGAGGGCCGTCCGGTCATCGTCAACGGCCAGCCGCTGAACGCCGCGCAGATCGGCGGGCTGGATTACAGCGTCACCACCGACCGTGACATTTACGGCGGCTATGACGCGACCATCCCGGTCGAATTCGGCCCCTTCACCCAGATCCTGCTGGGCAGCCGCGTGACCGACCACGTCAACCGGCTCGATGCGCGCGGCATCAACACCTATATGACGACCTCGATGACCGCCGACAAACTGGGCGTGCCCACGCTGGTCACGCCGGGCGGCGTGTTCGACGGAACCGGCGGCTCGGGCAATGCGACCCAGTATCTGAACCTGCCCGACCAGGCGGTGATCGACATCCTGTCCAAGGCGATCAACAGCCCGCTGGTCAACAAGATCGGTGCCTCCACCCGCGTGCGCGAAACCGTCATGGCGTCCTATGTCCAGGCGAATTTCGACCAGGGCGGCCTGCGCGGCAATATCGGTGGTCGTCTGGTCTATACCCGCGACCAGTCCCGCTATGCGGTGACGCAGAGCAACCTCACCAATCCGGTGCCGGTGCCCACCACGACCACCACCGATTATCTGAAGTTCCTGCCCAGCGTGAACCTCGCCTATTCGATCAGCCCGCAGGTGATCGTGCGCGGTGCGGTCGCCCGGGTGATCTCGCGGCCGCGCTATGAGGATCTGGCGGCATCCCTGTCGCTCAACAACGTCACCCTCGACGGCGGCGGCGGCAATCCGAACCTGAAGCCCTATGAGTCGACCAATTACGAACTGACGGCGGAATGGTATCCGCGCGCCGGCTCGCTGGTGGCGGTCGAGCTGTTCCGTCGCGACATCTCGAACTACATCATCAACACCCGCACCAATGCGGTGTATTTCAACACGCTGGCGGGTGCGCTGACCACCTATAACATCAACCAGCCGATCAATGGCGGCAAGGCGAAGGTCAATGGCGCGCTGATTTCGGGTCAGACCGAAATCTGGGGCGGCTTCGGCATCCAGGCGAACTATTCGTACCAGGACAGCTCGACCTCGTCGGTCGACACGACGGGTGCGGCGCTCAACCTGCCCTATCTGTCGCGTCACACGGTCAACGTGATCCCCTATTTCGAAAGCGGGATCTTCCAGGCGCGGCTGAGCTACAATTATCGTTCGAGCTATTTCCGCACGATCGGTCGCCTCGGCTCGCGCGAGATGGTGGCGCCGTACAGCCAGCTCGACTTCTCGGCGGGTGTGAACCTGTCCAAGGAGATCACGCTGACCTTCAACGCCCAGAACCTGCTGGACGAAACCTATTACCAGTATAACGCGACGCCGGACCGTCCGACCGCCTTCTACAAGAACGGCCGGACCTATTCCGCAGCCGTGGCGGTGCGGTTCTAA
- a CDS encoding copper homeostasis protein CutC, with product MAIPPSRIGSTLLEICVDDADGVAAVAAAGGDRIELCGALALGGLTPSAALVACAVESGVPVHAMVRPRDGDFRYDDRDVALATAEIERMVTQGVAGVVVGAMADDRQLDLDILARWRDAAKGVAIVLHRAIDLVADPVAAVEAVARLGYDHVLTSGGAVTAEQGAAVIADMVAAASGRMAIIAGSGVSADNAAQLVARTGVDAVHASASVREPWGDSRIEAMGFASGPRRRTEPARIAALRQAIKWR from the coding sequence ATGGCGATACCACCGTCCCGAATTGGGTCGACGCTGTTGGAGATTTGCGTCGACGATGCCGATGGCGTGGCTGCCGTCGCGGCGGCCGGCGGCGACCGGATCGAGCTGTGCGGGGCGCTGGCGCTGGGTGGACTCACGCCATCGGCGGCCCTGGTCGCCTGCGCGGTCGAATCCGGTGTGCCGGTCCATGCGATGGTACGCCCGCGCGATGGCGATTTCCGTTATGACGACCGCGATGTCGCTCTGGCGACGGCGGAAATCGAGCGCATGGTGACGCAAGGCGTTGCGGGCGTCGTGGTCGGCGCGATGGCGGACGACCGGCAACTGGACCTCGACATATTGGCGCGCTGGCGGGATGCGGCCAAGGGCGTCGCGATCGTGCTCCACCGCGCCATCGATCTGGTCGCGGACCCCGTCGCGGCGGTCGAGGCGGTGGCACGGCTGGGCTATGACCATGTGCTGACCTCGGGCGGCGCGGTGACGGCGGAACAGGGCGCGGCGGTCATCGCGGACATGGTTGCGGCGGCCAGCGGGCGCATGGCGATCATCGCGGGGTCGGGTGTTTCGGCGGACAATGCGGCGCAACTGGTCGCCCGGACCGGGGTTGATGCGGTCCATGCCTCCGCCAGCGTGCGCGAGCCCTGGGGGGATTCGCGGATCGAGGCGATGGGCTTCGCATCGGGCCCCCGACGACGAACCGAGCCCGCGCGGATCGCGGCGCTAAGACAGGCTATCAAGTGGAGATGA